CAGCTCATACCATTAGCTGCTGTGTTTTACATTCAACATGAACTTgtcagaaaattattacttcCACAAAGAATGCGTGGGCCTGAGGCAGTGCAGGACTCCTATAAAGGGCAACCCAACTCTCTGCTCTCTTATCCACTTTTCTCACCTCCTTCTCCTTGGGAATCAGGTGAGTCTGaagcctcttctcctcctcctgcaagaACAGGTGTCTTTCCTCTATGTGTGTCTCGGCTGACAGGGTCTGTCCTGGCCCTGGGTGGGAGCTGCTTCtcatgggagagggaagggaagagaaggtcaTCTGCAGAGAGAGCCTGGGATGTAGTGGAGGTGGCTCACGAGATTTGAGCTGGGCAGCGTATGCTGGGCCAGGAGGTCCCTTGGCTCCACTGTGTTTGGGTGCAGTGCTGCTTCTCATGATCAACCCCTCACGCTCTGCTTTCTCCTATGCTGTCTCCCAGGTGAACGTCTGTCCCAGAGACATGTCCTGCTGCAACCCATGTGTGCCTTGCCAGCCCTGCGGCCCAACCccactggccaacagctgcaatgagccctgtgtcAGGCAGTGCCAGAGCTCCAACATCGTCATCCAGCCCTCCCCAGTGATTgtgaccctgcccggccccatcctcagctccttcccacagaACACCGTTGTGGGCtcctccacctctgctgctgttggcagcatcctcagctctgAGGGAGTTCCCATCAACTCTGGGGGCTTTGACCTCTCCTGCATTACCAGCCGCTACTATGGAAACAGATGTCAGCCCTGCTAAAGCTGCTGGGACCATTCTCGAGCGAGAACCTCCCAAGACCTTGGAACATGGTCCTTGAAAGGAGATAGAGCTTCACAATGTTGCATTCAGAGCTTTGAACCAATGTTTCCTTCTTccactcctctctctctctctctctttcctctgctctttctgtCTCCCAAGGCCAGCCTAGTTGGGACCTGTTGGTCTCCTTacctctgcagggcaggcagaccGACACCCTGCAGGAGTTTCACTGCATCCTTGTGGCTGCCCGTGGTACTCCCTGTGAgccacctccttttcttcttgagtCTCAATAAAGTTGTGCTGCATTCAAGCCTGGGCCTTTTATCCTCCTTTGTTTTGAGGCAAGTCTTCCAGTCTTCTCAGGGaaaaagctggaggaaggggaggatggGACTCTCTGCAGTGGATTTTGGGTTTTACCTTTTCCCTTGGAGGTGCGGAAGACATTGATGGCTACTCAACAGCCAATGGCCTGAATTGAGGAAATGGCTCCATAGGGTGGCAGGAGTGGGCCTGGGAAATAGCAATTCCTGTTTAGAGCCCACAGCCTCAtctctccccttcctttccctctgtcACCTGACCTAGTGTTCATGGCTAGCAACATATGGACACAGGCAGATGAGATAGGTACCTCATACAGTCCTTTAACTCCTGGCAGGGCTCAGCTTCTCTGCAGATGAGAAGGATTGATGTAAATCACAAGTTAGCACTAGTATCAGCCACACTGAGGCTACACAATGTGAACCAAACCTCCTTTTGGGCCACCACAGCTCCAGGACTGTTCCCAGTTTCCAAGGACACATTTTCTAGCTATCATCCCACTATTTATAGGCGGAGGGTGACTGGGCAGATAGCAGCATTGTACAGAGCACCCTCACAGCAACTTCGGCTCTCCGAGTCCAGTGACCCACCTGCCTCCTCATGGTTTGTTTCAGTTGTCCATCTCCCCTGAGTTTGTGCAAATGACGTTTGGCTTCACTGTTCATGTCAACGGTTAGGTGTGTTTTTCAATGATACTTGAGAATACCTTTATAGACCTTGGCCTCCAGCCCTGGGTAATACTTTAAATCAGTTCATCCCTTATGTATCCCTGGTCTTCTGagtgcagaaaatgaaatcctGAATGCTCTGCTGGCCTCAAAATGACAGCTCAGgcacacagcaccccatggaCCATGTGAAGTTCCCTTCATGCTCTTCCCTATCCATATTTTAGGGCAGAAACACCATCTTTGTCCATCTCACTGGGCACTGGGTACCTTCCACAGTACAGGACAGGCACCTATCCAAACAGAATACAAATACTGGTGATGATCCTATCCGTACCCAGCTTCCCTGGTTTCTCAATTGCTCTGAGGCGGGGCCAGCCCGAGCTCTGCTTACACCACCACTGCTCCTCAAATGCAGCCCAGGGTCTTCCCAGATCTGCAGTCTTGGCTAATTCTGCCTGCAAAGTAGTTTTCTCTAAGTGACAAGTCTAAGTAATGTACAGGGTATTAGCCATGCAGAATCCTATTTTCTCTGTAATAAACTGCAGTCTTCATTGTAATACACTTTTTCAGAATGTGGATTTTCTTTGTCATGACAGTGGTGCATTGAAGCTCTTTGCATACAGCAACATTGCCTTTGAAAGACATCGCTAAGAACATCACAGAACATTGAGAAGTCCTGGTTGGAAGATTGTATTCCATTTACATGGCAAAGTTTTATTAGCAGAGGGGTCTTCAGAGGTGATTTCAGTGAGAATACACCAGAATCTATTCTCGTGTCAGATGAAGCCAGTTTCTgttggctccaagatggacccactgcTGGCCAAAGCTGAGTCAATCAGCGACATTGCTTGTGCCTCTGTGATAACGTATTTAAGGAGGTATAAAAACTGTTGttcaggagcagctgggagagaggagtgagaatatgttGGAGAAACAACTGTGCAAACACCAAGGACAATGAAGAAGAAGGGGAACAAGTTGCTTTAGGTGCCAGaacagagattcccctgcagcgCATGGTGGTGCATGTAGTGCCACTGCAGCCCACGGAGgaccatggtggagcagatatccATTCTGCAGACTGCGGAGGACCTCAGCCCAGATCAGGTAGATGTACCATGGTGGAAGCTGTGGCCCCGTGAAGAGCCTGCACTGGAACAGTTTCCTGTCAGGAACTGCAGTACCATGGAGAAAAGCCTCTCttctggcaggacctgtgacctCTTGGAGGACACACGATAGAGAAGTCTGTTCCTGAACAACTGCACCCTTTGGAAATAACACACACTGGAGCACTTCATGAAGAAATGAAGGCCATGGGAAGGACCCATTTTGGAGAATTTCGTGAAGGACTGTCTCCCATGCGTGAGACCCCACAGTGGAGCAGGGGAGaagcatgaggaggaaggagtggcagagacTACATGTGTTAAGCTGACTGAAACCTCCATTCTCCATCCTCCTATGCCACTCAGTGGGCAGAAGGTAGAGAAGCTGGCAGTGAAGTTGAGCccaggaaaaagggaaagctgGAGGGAAGGTGGTTTTagatttgttcttatttctcattatcctactctgtGATTAATCTGCAATAATTAAGTTAATATCCCCAAGTCGAGTCTCTTTTGCCCATGACGGTAATTGCTGAGTGTTCTCCCTGTCCTTACCTCAATCCATAAGCCTAtcattgcattttttccccttgtacAGTTGAGGAGGAGGACTAATATAATGGTTTGGAGGGTACTTGGTGATCAGCCAAAGTCAACTCACACAACTTGAAAAGTTCATCTGGTCCAATCTTTCACGGAAAAGAGAGACTAGATGAGATTATTTACCACCCTGTCCAATCACATGTTGGAAACTTCTAGCGACAGGGACTCTACCACATTCCTGGGAGGTCATTCCTGTGAAGGATTgttcttactgtaaaaaaatgtatttcttatgTCAAGATACAATCTCTCCCAGTAACACTTGTACTCATTGGCCCTTGTCCTCTCTATCTGGCTCTTTCTGATGAGAGAGCCTCTGTCCTCTTTCTAGATGTCCTTTAAGTACTAAACCACTGTGATGATATcaccctgagccttctcttctctaagGAGAAAAAGACCAAACAACTTCGGTCTTCCCTCAGAAGacaggttctccagccctttgGTCCAGTTGGACGCATGCACAAGAATGATGGTGGCTGCTTGATAAGGATCACCAAAGGCAAAATCAGGAGACTTGGATACAGGCAGTGGTTTTCTTGATACAGAATCACCAGTCAGCAAAGACCCACCTGTGTGAAGATGACTACAGTCCCAATGTCCATGCTACTAGGGCTTTCAGGAAGCAGATTTTCTCTCTCATGGGAGTGTTGGAATGGAGAAGTTTGCGTACAGTGACATTGCAATTAAAAGACATCACTGAGAAGATCATGAACTCAGTGATAAccaggaagacagaaaaaatgagaatgacTGTGCCAGCCAGCAGGCGACACAAAAGATTTTTCTCAGGACAAGGAAAGTCTCCATTATTTTTCACACAACAGTGATGGTATACCAGGTCTCCACAACTGAAACCTGAGGAGGATAAAGAATGGAGGCCATTCTCCATCAGGGTTAGAAGGTACATGGAGAAGATAATGGCACATGGGGCCATGTGCCCACTTTTTGAGGGATGGGAAGCCCAGGGGAATGAGATCGATTACAGGCGTCTTGTTCTCCTTTGCCATGGCCCAGTACATGACCAGAAGTAATCAGAACACGGACAAGAGTGAAGGAGCAAAGATGTGGTGggttaaatatattatttctgttgctctcagaTGGAGAAACCAGGCCTGGTTTCTGACTGAGAGAACCCACTTAACCCAGATAAAGGTCTGACCATACCAGGGTTCAGGTGCGGATGTGGACCAGAGCAGAAAGGACTTGGCAGAGTTCTGACTaacatttctgctctgctggaaCTCACCATTGCCATGGAATGGCAGACTCCCATTGCACGTAATTGGATGTGTTGTAATTCCTGGGTGCATTGGTTTATTAATTGCTTCCTTTTAATTGCTTCCTTCAAATGTCCAAAGTACCTGTTAAGTCTAATACAGACCACGGTTGGAGATTTCATCGAGTGTGACAGCGGAGAGAATGTCCGGTAAGAAATACCAGTGTCTTTGCCCAAGCAAGGTCAGGAAGGGAGAAACACCCACTAAGCTGAACATCGCTCAGGCTCAACTCCAGGCAGTTAATTGATAAAACCATGTAACTAATTTGCTGTGTGTCCAAGTGACAAAATCCACTGCAGGGAGCCCCACCCTACCCTTCCTCCACATTTTTCCCTAACCCGACCGGAAGAGTTGCCTCAGAACAAAGGAGAACTTGGAGGCCCAGGCTTGGATGCAGCACAACTTTAATAAGTcttaagaagaaaaggaggtggcTCACAGGGAGTATCAGGGGGAGCCACAAGGATTTGGTGAAACTCCTGCAGGGTGTCagtctgcctgccctgcagagggaaGGTGACCAACAGGTCCCAACTAGGCTGGCCTTGGGAGACAGAAACAGCTGAGGAAAGAATGAGAGAGACGAGCGGAAGAAGGAAACATTGGTTCAAAGCTCTGAATGCAATGCCGTGGAGCTCTATCTCATTTCAAGGACCATGTTCTGAGGTCTTGGGATGTTCTTGCCCAAATTAGTTGCCAGCAGCTTTAGCAGGGTTGGCATCTGTTGCCACAGTACCGGCTGGTAATGCAGGAGAGGTCAAAGCCCCCAGAGTTGATGGGAACTCCCTcagagctgaggatgctgccaacagcagcagaggtggaggagccaacAACAGTGTTCTGTGGGAaagagctgaggatggggccgggcagggtcacAATCACTGGGGAGGGCTGGATGACGACGTTGGAGCTCTGGCACTGCCTgacacagggctcattgcagctgttggccagtggGGTtgggccacagggctggcagggcacaCACGGGTTGCAGCAGGACATGTCTCTGGGACAGACGTTCACCTGGGAGACAACATAGGAGAAAGCAGAGCGTGAGGGGTTGATCATGAGAAGCAGCACTGCACCAAAACACAGTGGAGCCAAGACACCTCCTGGCCCAGCATACACTGCCCAGCTCAAATCCCAGGAGCCACCTCCACTATGTTCCAGCCTCTCTCTGCAGAAgaccttctctccccttccctgtcCCATGAGAAGCAGCTCCCACCCAGGGCCAGGACAGACCGTATCAGCTGAGACACACATTGAGGAAAGACACCTGATccagaagcaggaggagaagaggcttCAGACTCACCTGGTTCCCAAGGAGAAGGAGGCAAGAGAAGTGGATGAGAGAGCAGAGAGTTGGGTTGCCTTTTATAGGAGTCCTGCACTGTCTCAGGCCCAGGCATCCTTTGTGgaagtaataattttctgacAAGCCAATGTTGAATGTAAGTCACGCCAGCTAATGGTAtgggctgtgtcctggtttCCTGCACTGCCACCTTTTCATTTCCTGGCTTCCACCATATGCTTTTTTATGATATATTTTCTAAGTACCAGGATGAAAGCTCTGAGTATTTCCAGAGGGGATGCACGTCAGTACAGGCAGAAGACTCAGCTCAGGTGCTGGTGACATCATCCTGTGCAGTCAGGTGATATGAACCTTGGTCATTCCTCTGGACTCCTTTGTGGCAAAGTTTTTAGGAAATGGACAACACTGTCATGTTCAGGTCCAGATGCCCAAGAATCACATCTGAGAGGTTATTACATATGTGGTCCCTGGAATCTCCTCAGCAGAGTCCCCAGTTGCTGatgttttccagtctttctgGGGGCATAAAGATTTTTGCATGGTTTCCTGCAGGCCTGCATGAACACATCTGTGTCACTCTGTACCTGCGTGACCCTCATCATGAGGAAATGTGCAGGTCAGAGTTGGGGACTCTCCACTGGTGTATCCATGAGCACTGAGTGGAGATAAAATATTCCAGGGAAAACCCAGGGCTCAGACATGCTCCTGTTGTTTCCTGAGGACCTGTGGGAAGTGCACGGAGAGGAGCAAGGAGGAGCCCAAGCAAATTATCTTGAGAGCACTGTTGCTATAGTGTCAAACCCTCTCAGCAGTGACCCACCTGTGTGAAAGAATGAGCAACCATCAGAGACATATGGGCTGACGACAGAAAATAATATACCATATTGTCCCAAATGGCAGTCCTTGGGAAACGGATGTGAAACATAAAAGCGTTGCCCATTTCTTAACAACTTTCCTGCAAAGAAGCCCACAGAAATGACCCACGTCCTCATCACCTGCCTGCACAGGGTGCCACCAGCATTCGGCTTCATCTTCTGCCTATGTTCTTCATCCTGCAGATTACAGAAGAAGCCTTCGTATGTGAAAGCATGTGTCAGaaaccaggaaaagaaaaggtggcAGTACACGAAACCAGGATATGGCCCATACCATTAGCTGCTGTGTTTTACATTCAACATGAGCTTGTCAGAAAATTGTTACTTCCACAAAGgctgcctgggcctgaggcAGTGCAGGACTGCTATAAAAGGCAGCCCAACTCGCTGCTCTCTCATCCACTTCTCTTGCCTCCTTCTCCTTGGGAACCAGGTGAGTCTGaagcctcttctcctcctgcttctggATCAGGTGTCTTTCCTCAATGTGTGTCTCAGCTGATAGGGTCCGTCCTGGCCCTGGGTGGGAGCTGCTTCTCATGGgacagggaaggggagagaaggtcTTCTGCAGAGAGAGCCTGGGATGTAGTGGAGGTGGCTCCTAGGATTTGAGCTGGGCAGCGTATGCTGTGCCGGGAGGTGCCTTGGCTCCGCTGTGTTTGGGTGCAGTGCTGCTTCCCATCTGCCACATTACTCTGCTTTCTCCTATGTTGTCTCCCAGGTGAACGTCTGTCCCAGAGACATGTCCTGCTGCAACCCGTgtctgccctgccagccctgtggcccaACCccactggccaacagctgcaatgagccctgtgtcAGGCAGTGCCAGAGCTCCAACATCGTCATCCAGCCCTCCCCAGTGATTgtgaccctgcccggccccatcctcagctccttcccacagaACACCGTTGTGGGCTCCTCCACCtccgctgctgttggcagcatcctcagctctgAGGGAGTTCCCATCAACTCTGGGGGCTTTGACCTCTCCTGCATTACCAGCCGCTACTACGGAAACAGATGCCGACCCTGCTAAAGCTGCTGGGACCATTCTCGAGCGAGAACCTCCCAAGACCTCAGAACATGGTCCTTGAAAGGAGATAGAGCTCCATGGCATTGCATTCAGAGCTTTGAACCAATGTTTCCTTCTTCCActcctctctctctcattctttcctctgctctttctgtCTCCCAAGGCCAGCCTAGTTGGGACCTGTTGgtctccttccctctgcagggcaggcagaccGACACCCTGCAGGAGTTTCACTGCATCCTTGTGGCTGCCCATGGTACTCCCTGTGAgccacctccttttcttcttgagaCTCAATAAAGTTGTGCTGCATTCAAGCCTGGGCCTCTGAGTCCTTCTTCCTTCTGAGGCACCCCTGCCAGTCCGATTAGGCAAAAATTTGGAAGAAGAGGATGGGGGGACTCCCtgctttgcagtttgttttgtttactttccCTTGGAGCTGCGGAAGATATTCATGGCCACTCCACAGCCAATGGCCAGAAgtgaggaaatggcttcaaagGGTGGCAGGAGTGGGGCTGGGAAACAACAATTCCTGAGGACAATCCagactctcttctctctcattcctttctctcctttacCCGATCTAGTGTGCATGGCCAACACATATGGGCACAGGAAGATGAGATGGAGGAGCCTCATACAGTCCTTCAGCATGTGGCAGGGCCCAGCTGCTCTCTAGACATACATCTGCATCATCATCATAGAACACCAGGATGGAAGGGAGCACGAGGATCTCCACGACCAACCTTTCTAGGCCAAAGCACACGCTAGccaagatggcccagcaccctgtccagctgaatcttagaTGTGTCCAATATTTCAGAATCctccacttccctggggagatgtCTCCAATATCTCCCTGCTCTCATCATGGAAAATTTCCACCTTGTGTCCAATCAGAATCCTACCAGGAGTTCATTGTAGCCTTTGCCTCTCATGTTTTCCATGTGACtgcttgtaaaaagggagtctccatcttctttctaGGCACTCTTTAAATACTGGAGCATGGTGCTGAGGTCTCCCCATAGCTTCtcaaagctgaacaaacccagttctctTAGCCTTTTGTTATATTGCATCTTCTTAGtactttgatcatctttgtggacATTCTCTGGACCCTTTCCGGCCTGTCCACATTTTTTCGTATAGAGGAGACCAaagctgaacacagtattcaagatTTGGCCTGACAAGCTCTGAGTAGAGCATCATTATGATTTCTTTGTCTCCATTGGTGATGCCCTAGCAAATGTAACCAGGCATCCTGCTGGCCTCCTTTGCCGCAGCAGCACATTGTTCACTAATATTGAGCTcgttgtccaccaggacccccaggtcccttcccacagagctgctccccagccaggtagatcccagcctgtgctgcactcctggttTATATTTTCCCAGGTGCAGGTccttacacttgtccttgttgaacttcatcaggttcttgGTAGCCCAATCCGCCAGCTTCTCCAGGTCATCCTGCAGGTTGACCCTCCGTTCAGGGCTGATATAATTTGCAAGTTAGGATTGCTATCAGCCACACTCAGGCTACATAATGGAGTCACCACTTCCTGTGAACTCAAAGACCCTATGGGTCACTGCAGCTCCAGGACAGCACCCAGTGTTCAAAGACCGATTTTCTGGCCACCACCCCACCTTTTATAAGTGGAGGGTTACTGGGCAGATGGCAGCAGGGTACAGAGCATCCTCACAGCAGCT
This DNA window, taken from Caloenas nicobarica isolate bCalNic1 chromosome 24, bCalNic1.hap1, whole genome shotgun sequence, encodes the following:
- the LOC135998017 gene encoding feather keratin Cos1-2-like gives rise to the protein MNLSENYYFHKECVGLRQCRTPIKGNPTLCSLIHFSHLLLLGNQVNVCPRDMSCCNPCVPCQPCGPTPLANSCNEPCVRQCQSSNIVIQPSPVIVTLPGPILSSFPQNTVVGSSTSAAVGSILSSEGVPINSGGFDLSCITSRYYGNRCQPC
- the LOC135997926 gene encoding feather keratin Cos1-1/Cos1-3/Cos2-1-like; the encoded protein is MSCCNPCVPCQPCGPTPLANSCNEPCVRQCQSSNVVIQPSPVIVTLPGPILSSFPQNTVVGSSTSAAVGSILSSEGVPINSGGFDLSCITSRYCGNRCQPC
- the LOC135997925 gene encoding feather keratin Cos1-1/Cos1-3/Cos2-1-like isoform X2 is translated as MSCCNPCLPCQPCGPTPLANSCNEPCVRQCQSSNIVIQPSPVIVTLPGPILSSFPQNTVVGSSTSAAVGSILSSEGVPINSGGFDLSCITSRYYGNRCRPC
- the LOC135997925 gene encoding feather keratin Cos1-2-like isoform X1, coding for MSLSENCYFHKGCLGLRQCRTAIKGSPTRCSLIHFSCLLLLGNQVNVCPRDMSCCNPCLPCQPCGPTPLANSCNEPCVRQCQSSNIVIQPSPVIVTLPGPILSSFPQNTVVGSSTSAAVGSILSSEGVPINSGGFDLSCITSRYYGNRCRPC